One genomic window of Haemorhous mexicanus isolate bHaeMex1 chromosome 17, bHaeMex1.pri, whole genome shotgun sequence includes the following:
- the NUDT16L1 gene encoding tudor-interacting repair regulator protein, which yields MAAVGTMAAMGPLPAMGALPPLPTLGVPGVPELKPLTRYEAMRLGPGWSHSCHAMLYAPNPGMLFGRIPLRYAVLMQMRFDGLLGFPGGFVDRRYWSLEDGLNRVLGLGLGCVRLTEADYLCSHLTEGPHRVVAHFYARQLTLEELHTIEISAVHSRDHGMEVMGMVRVPLYTQKDRMGGLPNFLANSFVGTAKFQLLFALKILNMVPEEKLAEAVAATQRPKKGAIDHAGGAAGHHHKAGNELARAGNELGERAEHGLMHGGAEQHLVGLEGEAEALEQQVGLGADALAEQGEGME from the exons ATGGCGGCCGTGGGGACGATGGCGGCCATGGGCCCGCTGCCCGCCATGGGCGCGCTGCCGCCCCTGCCCACTCTCGGCGTGCCCGGCGTGCCCGAGCTGAAACCGCTCACGCGCTACGAGGCGATGCGGCTCGGCCCGGGCTGGAGCCACTCGTGCCACGCCATGCTGTACGCGCCCAACCCGGGCATGCTGTTCGGCCGCATCCCGCTGCGCTACGCCGTGCTG ATGCAGATGCGATTTGACGGACTGCTGGGCTTTCCCGGGGGGTTCGTGGATCGCCGTTACTGGTCCCTGGAGGACGGTCTGAATCGGGTGCTGGGCTTGGGTTTAGGCTGTGTGCGCCTGACGGAAGCTGACTATCTGTGCTCGCACCTGACAGAGGGGCCACATCGCGTGGTGGCACACTTCTACGCCAGGCAGCTcaccctggaggagctgcacacCATCGAGATCAGCGCGGTGCATTCCCGAGACCACGGGATGGAG GTGATGGGCATGGTCCGTGTCCCCCTCTACACCCAGAAGGATCGCATGGGCGGGCTGCCCAACTTCCTGGCCAACTCCTTCGTAGGAACCGCCAAGTTCCAGCTCCTGTTTGCCCTGAAGATCCTGAACATGGTGCCAGAGGAGAAGCTGGCCGAGGCGGTGGCTGCCACGCAGAGGCCGAAGAAGGGGGCCATCGACCACGCTGGTGGGGCAGCAGGACACCACCACAAGGCGGGCAATGAGCTGGCTAGAGCTGGCAatgagctgggagagagggcAGAGCATGGCCTGATGCACGGGGGGGCCGAGCAGCAtctggtggggctggagggCGAGGCCGAGGCgctggagcagcaggtggggctgggcgCTGACGCTCTGGCGGAGCAGGGCGAGGGGATGGAGTGA
- the NAA60 gene encoding N-alpha-acetyltransferase 60, giving the protein MTEEVPPSALTDVNLRLLCHDDIDTVKQLCGDWFPIEYPDSWYRDITSNKKFFSLAATYRGSIVGMIVAEIKSRTKVHKEDGDILASNFPVDTQVAYILSLGVVKEFRKHGIGSLLLESLKDHISTTAQDHCKAIYLHVLTTNNTAINFYENRDFKQHHYLPYYYSIRGVLKDGFTYVLYINGGHPPWTILYPFPAGC; this is encoded by the exons ATGACAGAGGAGGTGCCCCCGAGTGCACTGACGGATGTGAACCTGCGCCTGCTGTGCCACGATGACATAGACACggtgaagcagctctgtggagactGGTTCCCAATAGA GTACCCTGACTCATGGTACCGAGATATCACTTCCAACAAGAAGTTCTTTTCCCTCGCAGCCACCTACAGAGGCTCCATCGTGGGGATGATAGTGGCAGAGATCAAGAGCAGGACCAAGGTGCACAAAGAG GATGGAGATATCCTAGCTTCCAATTTTCCTGTGGACACTCAAGTTGCTTACATCCTAAGTCTTGGAGTGGTGAAGGAGTTCAGAAAACATGGAATAG GTTCCCTCTTGCTTGAGAGTCTGAAAGATCACATCTCCACCACTGCCCAGGACCACTGCAAAGCCATCTACCTGCACGTGCTCACCACCAACAACACAGCAATAAACTTCTATGAAAACAGAGACTTTAAACAGCACCACTACCTGCCCTACTACTATTCCATCCGAGGGGTCCTCAAAGATGGCTTCACCTACGTCCTGTACATCAACGGCGGGCACCCCCCCTGGACAATCTTATatcctttccctgcaggctgctga